A window from Microscilla marina ATCC 23134 encodes these proteins:
- a CDS encoding low molecular weight protein-tyrosine-phosphatase, with product MMTKVLFVCLGNICRSPMAEGVFIDLLKQHDLSDQIYCESAGTAAYHTGELPDSRMRDTARKHGIELTSRARQVEAQDLHEFDYVLAMDQSNYRNIMQLTQEPESIKAKVMLMRDFDEQEKGGEVPDPYYGGIDGFENVYQVLKRSNQAFLAFIQQEA from the coding sequence ATGATGACAAAAGTATTATTTGTATGCTTGGGCAATATATGCCGATCACCGATGGCAGAAGGTGTTTTTATTGATCTGCTAAAACAACATGACCTCAGCGACCAAATTTATTGTGAGTCGGCAGGCACAGCGGCTTATCACACAGGTGAGTTGCCCGATTCGCGCATGCGTGACACTGCCCGCAAACACGGCATAGAACTTACCAGTAGGGCGCGCCAGGTAGAAGCACAAGATTTGCACGAGTTTGATTATGTGCTGGCAATGGACCAATCGAATTACAGAAATATTATGCAGTTGACTCAAGAGCCCGAAAGTATCAAGGCGAAGGTGATGCTCATGCGCGACTTTGATGAGCAAGAGAAGGGGGGAGAGGTGCCCGATCCTTATTATGGAGGCATTGATGGTTTCGAGAACGTGTACCAGGTTTTGAAGCGGTCGAACCAAGCTTTTTTGGCCTTTATTCAGCAAGAAGCGTAA
- a CDS encoding helix-turn-helix domain-containing protein, which translates to MNLKVIKTETEYNQALERLEEIFDAKPGTAEGDELEVLSILIDKYESEHHAIDLPNPIEAIKFRMEQLGLQQKDLVEIIGFKSRVSEVMNYKRKLTLEMIRSIHKSLSIPTSVLIQEY; encoded by the coding sequence ATGAATCTTAAAGTAATAAAAACCGAAACAGAATATAACCAAGCATTAGAAAGATTAGAAGAAATTTTTGATGCTAAACCTGGAACTGCTGAAGGTGATGAGCTGGAGGTACTATCTATTTTGATAGATAAATATGAAAGCGAACATCATGCAATTGACTTGCCTAACCCTATAGAAGCCATCAAGTTTAGAATGGAACAATTAGGGCTTCAACAAAAAGATTTGGTCGAAATCATTGGCTTTAAAAGCAGGGTAAGTGAAGTAATGAATTATAAACGAAAGCTTACTTTAGAGATGATTAGATCAATTCACAAGAGTTTAAGTATTCCCACCAGTGTATTGATACAGGAATATTAA
- a CDS encoding type II toxin-antitoxin system HigB family toxin, producing MRVIARRTLREFWESHADSEEALKSWYHEAEKANWETPNDIKREYPSASILVDNRFVFNIKGNHYRLIVRINFEVKIIWIRFIGTHAEYDKVNADTV from the coding sequence GTGAGAGTTATTGCAAGAAGAACATTAAGGGAGTTCTGGGAAAGCCACGCAGATAGTGAAGAAGCACTTAAATCGTGGTATCACGAAGCAGAAAAAGCTAATTGGGAAACCCCTAACGATATCAAACGGGAGTATCCCAGTGCTAGTATCCTAGTAGATAATCGCTTTGTATTTAATATTAAAGGTAATCATTATAGGCTGATTGTGCGGATTAACTTTGAAGTTAAAATAATTTGGATTCGTTTTATTGGTACTCATGCTGAATATGACAAAGTAAATGCAGATACGGTTTAA